In a single window of the Coffea eugenioides isolate CCC68of chromosome 3, Ceug_1.0, whole genome shotgun sequence genome:
- the LOC113764658 gene encoding glutathione S-transferase U17-like: MPTNDVKLLGAPASQYVNRVQFALNLKSIDYEFIPQNMREKSELLLKSNPVHKNIPVLLHGDKPICDSLVIVQYIDEFWFDGPSILPSDPYDRAIARFWAAYIDDKWIPFFKELTTAKDEESKTALVEKIFEGLKLFEDVFVKASKGKCFFGGETIGFLDIVLGCYLGWLKAWGIQLDVNFLDESKTPALVGWAERFSSDKAIHGIIPETEELFRILQIILARAADAASK, translated from the exons ATGCCAACAAATGATGTAAAGCTTCTTGGTGCTCCTGCAAGCCAATACGTGAACCGGGTTCAGTTTGCCCTCAATCTAAAATCGATAGACTATGAATTCATCCCACAGAATATGAGAGAAAAAAGTGAGCTCCTTCTTAAATCTAATCCTGTTCACAAGAACATCCCAGTACTCCTCCATGGTGATAAGCCCATATGTGACTCACTGGTGATTGTGCAGTACATTGATGAGTTCTGGTTTGATGGTCCCTCTATCCTTCCTTCTGATCCCTACGACCGTGCCATAGCCCGCTTTTGGGCAGCTTACATTGATGACAAG TGGATTCCATTTTTCAAGGAGCTTACAACTGCAAAAGACGAGGAGTCAAAAACAGCATTGGTGGAGAAAATATTTGAAGGTCTAAAACTCTTTGAGGATGTATTCGTGAAGGCCAGCAAAGGGAAGTGCTTCTTTGGTGGAGAAACAATAGGTTTTCTTGATATCGTTCTGGGCTGCTACTTGGGCTGGCTAAAGGCTTGGGGAATTCAGTTAGATGTGAATTTTCTTGATGAATCCAAGACACCTGCTCTAGTGGGATGGGCTGAAAGGTTTTCCTCGGACAAAGCTATTCACGGTATTATACCAGAGACTGAGGAACTTTTTAGAATTCTTCAAATCATCCTAGCTAGGGCAGCAGATGCTGCTTCAAAGTGA